A DNA window from Malus domestica chromosome 12, GDT2T_hap1 contains the following coding sequences:
- the LOC139190230 gene encoding uncharacterized protein isoform X2, producing the protein MCAYLVSGNAHVPILGLSCAISQALCVQEKVKDTIKRLLLQQKLLVEFPVFHYGFASSLSSSYCFNQKTFAHVLEDVGMCYPKKRSIDFTFFCVCK; encoded by the exons ATGTGCGCTTATTTGGTTTCAGGAAACGCTCATGTCCCAATTTTGGGGCTTTCATGTGCGATTTCGCAAGCTCTTTGTGTTCAAG AAAAAGTTAAGGATACGATCAAACGTTTACTG TTGCAGCAAAAGTTGTTGGTCGAATTTCCAGTTTTTCATTACGGCTTTGCAAGCTCTTTATCATCAAG TTACTGCTTCAACCAAAAAACTTTTGCTCATGTGTTAGAGGATGTTGGCATGTGTTATCCAAAAAAAAGAAGTATTGATTTcacatttttttgtgtgtgtaaatAG
- the LOC103452554 gene encoding heat shock cognate 70 kDa protein-like — MSGKEGHAIGIDLGTTYSCVAVWRYDHIEIIVNGQGNRTTPSYVAFTDTERLIGDAAYNQVIRNPSNSIFDAKRLIGRRFGDASVQNDLKLWPFKVTEGPDHKPMIVVTHKGQEKQFAAEEISSMVLTKMREIAEAYLGSSVKKAVITVPAYFTDSQRQATKCAGVTAGLEVMRIINEPTAAAIAYGIDNKAGWYSKRNVMIFDLGGGTLDVSLLTISSGDFEVKATAGNTHLGGEDFDNNMVNYCVEKFKKKHSLDVSGNPRALRRLKNECEKAKRRLSFTSVTDIEIDCLYRGVDFYTTFTCAKFEQLNMDFFNKCMEPVDKCLKDAKMDTSNVDDVVLVGGSSRIPKVQELLQNVFIGKELSNGINPDEAVAYGAAVQAAVLNGNQSLKLQDFTLFDVIPMSLGTEYREEGQLNDLMHVMIPRNTKIPTKKNHTFVTGHDNQSSVRCGVYEGENELTKDNNYLGGFVIDDIPPAPKGVAKVDVYFSIDANGILNVSAEVMSTGQKKEITIKR; from the exons ATGAGTGGAAAAGAAGGCCACGCAATTGGAATCGATCTGGGGACAACATATTCATGTGTAGCAGTGTGGCGTTATGATCACATTGAAATCATAGTGAATGGTCAGGGCAACAGAACAACTCCGTCTTATGTTGCTTTCACTGATACTGAAAGGTTAATCGGTGATGCAGCATATAACCAGGTCATTAGAAACCCCTCAAATTCAATCTTTG ATGCAAAGCGATTAATTGGAAGGAGATTTGGTGACGCTTCTGTTCAAAATGATTTGAAGCTCTGGCCATTCAAGGTCACTGAAGGTCCTGATCACAAGCCCATGATTGTGGTTACCCACAAGGGTCAAGAGAAACAGTTTGCTGCTGAAGAAATCTCATCTATGGTTCTCACAAAGATGCGGGAGATTGCTGAGGCCTACCTCGGCTCAAGTGTGAAGAAAGCAGTTATTACTGTCCCTGCTTACTTTACTGACTCACAACGTCAGGCTACAAAATGTGCTGGTGTGACTGCTGGCTTAGAGGTGATGCGAATCATCAACGAACCAACTGCAGCCGCCATTGCTTATGGAATTGACAATAAGGCTGGTTGGTATAGCAAGAGAAATGTTATGATATTTGACTTGGGTGGTGGTACTTTAGATGTGTCACTGCTTACCATAAGTTCTGGTGACTTTGAAGTGAAGGCGACAGCTGGAAATACTCACCTTGGTGGTGAAGACTTTGATAACAATATGGTGAATTACTGTGTTGAGAAGTTTAAGAAGAAGCATAGTTTGGACGTCAGTGGAAACCCTAGAGCTCTTAGGAGGTTAAAAAATGAATGTGAGAAGGCGAAGAGGAGACTTTCGTTTACGTCCGTGACAGATATTGAAATTGACTGTTTGTATCGTGGTGTTGATTTTTACACAACTTTTACCTGTGCAAAATTTGAACAACTAAACATGGATTTCTTCAACAAGTGCATGGAGCCTGTGGATAAATGTTTGAAGGATGCCAAAATGGACACAAGCAATGTCGATGATGTTGTTCTTGTTGGTGGCTCCTCTAGAATTCCCAAGGTGCAGGAGCTATTACAGAACGTGTTCATCGGCAAGGAGCTGTCCAACGGCATTAATCCGGATGAGGCTGTGGCATATGGTGCTGCTGTTCAAGCTGCTGTCTTGAATGGTAATCAAAGTTTGAAGCTTCAAGACTTCACTCTCTTCGATGTTATTCCTATGTCACTTGGGACAGAATATCGTGAAGAAGGACAGCTCAATGACCTCATGCATGTCATGATTCCTAGAAACACCAAGATTCCCACCAAGAAGAACCATACTTTTGTAACTGGTCACGACAACCAAAGTTCTGTCCGCTGTGGAGTTTACGAGGGTGAGAATGAGCTAACCAAAGATAATAATTATTTGGGTGGCTTTGTCATCGATGACATTCCTCCAGCTCCTAAGGGTGTTGCTAAAGTAGatgtttatttttcaattgatGCAAATGGTATCCTGAATGTTTCTGCTGAGGTCATGTCCACTGGCCAGAAGAAGGAGATTACAATCAAAAGATGA
- the LOC139190230 gene encoding uncharacterized protein isoform X3 produces MCAYLVSGNAHVPILGLSCAISQALCVQEKVKDTIKRLLQKLLVEFPVFHYGFASSLSSSYCFNQKTFAHVLEDVGMCYPKKRSIDFTFFCVCK; encoded by the exons ATGTGCGCTTATTTGGTTTCAGGAAACGCTCATGTCCCAATTTTGGGGCTTTCATGTGCGATTTCGCAAGCTCTTTGTGTTCAAG AAAAAGTTAAGGATACGATCAAACGTTTACTG CAAAAGTTGTTGGTCGAATTTCCAGTTTTTCATTACGGCTTTGCAAGCTCTTTATCATCAAG TTACTGCTTCAACCAAAAAACTTTTGCTCATGTGTTAGAGGATGTTGGCATGTGTTATCCAAAAAAAAGAAGTATTGATTTcacatttttttgtgtgtgtaaatAG
- the LOC139190230 gene encoding uncharacterized protein isoform X1: MSQFWGFHVRFRKLFVFKKKLRIRSNVYCKSCWSNFQFFITALQALYHQEKVKDTIKRLLQKLLVEFPVFHCGFASSLSSSYWFNQNFFAHVLKDVGMCYPKKRSIDFTFFCVCK, encoded by the exons ATGTCCCAATTTTGGGGCTTTCATGTGCGATTTCGCAAGCTCTTTGTGTTCAAG AAAAAGTTAAGGATACGATCAAACGTTTACTG CAAAAGTTGTTGGTCGAATTTCCAGTTTTTCATTACGGCTTTGCAAGCTCTTTATCATCAAG AAAAAGTTAAGGATACGATCAAACGTTTACTG CAAAAGTTGTTGGTCGAATTTCCAGTTTTTCATTGCGGCTTTGCAAGCTCTTTATCATCAAG TTACTGGTTCAACCAAAATTTTTTTGCTCATGTGTTAAAGGATGTTGGCATGTGTTATCCAAAAAAAAGAAGTATTGATTTcacatttttttgtgtgtgtaaatAG
- the LOC139190230 gene encoding uncharacterized protein isoform X4, with translation MSQFWGFHVRFRKLFVFKKKLRIRSNVYCCSKSCWSNFQFFITALQALYHQEKVKDTIKRLLLLVQPKFFCSCVKGCWHVLSKKKKY, from the exons ATGTCCCAATTTTGGGGCTTTCATGTGCGATTTCGCAAGCTCTTTGTGTTCAAG AAAAAGTTAAGGATACGATCAAACGTTTACTG TTGCAGCAAAAGTTGTTGGTCGAATTTCCAGTTTTTCATTACGGCTTTGCAAGCTCTTTATCATCAAG AAAAAGTTAAGGATACGATCAAACGTTTACTG TTACTGGTTCAACCAAAATTTTTTTGCTCATGTGTTAAAGGATGTTGGCATGTGTTATCCAAAAAAAAGAAGTATTGA